In Anseongella ginsenosidimutans, one genomic interval encodes:
- a CDS encoding nucleotidyltransferase domain-containing protein — protein MAKYTEDQLTNWTKPPSDSEQTKLENSERMVRDAINSDEKLKKKSTETFGQGSYANNTNVRLNSDIDINVRYTGGFYYDLPKEKTKEDFGITPTSYTFAEFKDDVENALVNKFGRTDVIRNDKCITIKENSYRIETDVVPTWNYRRYSADGNFVLGAKFMADKGIWIENFPKQHIDNGIRKNNNTARRFKRLTRLHRKLRYKMIDDGENVSDNITSFLLECLVWNVPNDKINNYYSWTERLKQSIIFIYNETKEHENCKEWGEVSELFYLFHSSRKWTYQDVNSYMLLLWNHLEF, from the coding sequence ATGGCAAAATATACTGAAGACCAATTGACCAATTGGACAAAACCACCAAGTGATTCTGAGCAGACAAAACTTGAAAACTCTGAGCGCATGGTGCGAGACGCTATAAATTCTGACGAAAAGCTAAAAAAGAAATCAACTGAAACGTTCGGACAAGGCTCATATGCGAATAATACAAATGTAAGACTTAATAGTGATATTGACATCAATGTTAGATATACAGGTGGATTTTACTATGACCTTCCAAAAGAAAAGACGAAAGAAGATTTCGGCATTACGCCAACCTCATATACTTTCGCAGAATTTAAAGATGATGTGGAAAATGCTCTTGTAAATAAATTCGGTAGAACTGATGTAATAAGAAATGATAAGTGCATAACAATCAAAGAGAATAGTTATAGAATTGAAACTGATGTGGTTCCAACTTGGAATTATCGAAGGTATTCAGCGGATGGCAATTTCGTACTTGGCGCAAAATTTATGGCTGATAAAGGAATTTGGATAGAGAACTTCCCGAAACAACACATTGATAATGGTATCAGGAAAAACAATAACACCGCTAGGAGATTTAAAAGACTAACTCGACTTCACAGAAAATTAAGGTACAAAATGATTGACGATGGTGAGAATGTCAGTGATAATATTACCTCATTCCTTCTTGAATGCCTTGTTTGGAATGTCCCAAATGACAAAATAAATAATTACTACAGTTGGACTGAAAGGTTAAAACAATCGATCATCTTTATATACAATGAAACTAAGGAACACGAGAACTGTAAAGAGTGGGGTGAAGTTTCAGAATTATTTTACTTGTTTCATAGCAGTCGCAAGTGGACATATCAAGATGTGAATTCCTACATGTTGCTTCTTTGGAATCATTTAGAATTTTAG
- a CDS encoding GGDEF domain-containing protein yields MKYIKDSFSKFKKDVLSNVFYDLMKYLFISFILVLILKFIPIAKEKLELDFSISIWVTMLCSLFLIGISFSISFFLFNSRFQKLQSQNRIDELTGLKNYKALELDLDDLNNSWVSRDEPISIILFDIDNFKKFNEDHNYEVADRLLTKLGKMLFKDSRITDETYRYFMRGDEFLIIARQTSISNAQIAAERKRKLIADTAFNIDGESFKLTVCCGVTEFNKGELKTDVLERVNQALQNAKKKPNKNCTEIIV; encoded by the coding sequence ATGAAATATATAAAAGATTCGTTTTCAAAATTTAAAAAAGATGTCCTTTCGAACGTCTTTTATGACTTAATGAAATATTTATTTATTTCATTCATTTTGGTACTTATCTTAAAATTCATCCCAATTGCTAAGGAAAAGCTTGAGTTAGATTTTTCAATTTCTATTTGGGTAACAATGCTTTGTTCTCTGTTTTTAATTGGAATTAGCTTCTCAATCTCTTTCTTTCTATTTAACAGTAGGTTTCAGAAACTACAATCTCAAAATAGGATTGATGAATTAACGGGATTAAAAAATTACAAAGCACTAGAATTAGATTTGGATGACTTGAATAATAGTTGGGTTTCAAGAGATGAACCAATTTCTATAATTTTATTTGATATAGATAATTTTAAAAAATTCAATGAAGACCACAACTATGAAGTAGCTGACAGACTTCTTACAAAATTGGGCAAGATGTTATTTAAAGACAGTAGAATAACTGACGAAACGTATAGATACTTTATGCGTGGTGATGAATTTCTAATCATAGCCAGACAGACCTCAATATCCAATGCTCAAATTGCTGCAGAAAGAAAACGAAAATTGATTGCAGACACTGCATTTAATATTGACGGAGAAAGCTTCAAACTAACAGTTTGCTGCGGAGTAACTGAATTTAATAAAGGTGAATTAAAAACCGACGTATTAGAAAGAGTTAATCAAGCATTGCAAAACGCAAAAAAGAAACCAAACAAAAATTGCACTGAAATAATAGTTTGA
- a CDS encoding YegP family protein: MYTTRSARDNGIESLRENAPNAEVVEE, translated from the coding sequence ATGTATACCACCCGGTCTGCCCGGGATAATGGTATTGAATCCCTAAGAGAGAATGCCCCAAATGCGGAGGTAGTAGAGGAATAG
- a CDS encoding type IV toxin-antitoxin system AbiEi family antitoxin produces the protein MDAKEEDVLRQALDKLQLINGVNANWEPAIRQKDAEIDGRLLLDFQNVKIHFNAEIKHEVRHYQLEKLIALAGKNEPFMLIANRIFPDIKRQLREHGIAYLDGAGNLYVNHKGQLAWIEGNKPPAGQKKPPNRAFTKAGLKVLFFFLNDPERLNMTYRDIADGAGVALGNINLVFAGLRDGGFLLQLDKKNVALQNEEELLERWIAGYRETLKPALHLGNFRMINNIADWKELRLPDGVIWGGEPAANLLTRNLNPEILTVYTQLPKNELMKTLRLMPDAGGNIKIYQRFWADTEPEVQMTPPLLTYADLLITGDSRCIEVAATIKNEHLQYLTHQ, from the coding sequence ATGGATGCAAAAGAAGAAGATGTTCTCAGGCAGGCTTTGGATAAATTACAGCTCATAAACGGTGTCAACGCCAACTGGGAACCCGCGATCCGACAAAAGGATGCGGAGATAGATGGAAGGCTTTTGCTTGATTTCCAAAACGTAAAGATACATTTTAACGCTGAAATCAAACACGAGGTGCGTCATTACCAGCTAGAAAAGCTAATTGCCCTCGCGGGTAAAAATGAGCCGTTCATGCTTATAGCGAACCGGATTTTCCCGGATATCAAAAGACAGCTACGTGAACATGGCATAGCCTACCTTGATGGAGCCGGCAACTTATACGTGAACCATAAGGGACAACTGGCATGGATTGAAGGCAATAAGCCGCCTGCCGGGCAGAAGAAACCGCCAAACAGGGCTTTTACCAAGGCGGGCCTCAAAGTCTTGTTTTTTTTCCTCAATGATCCTGAACGGCTTAACATGACCTATCGAGATATTGCGGATGGTGCCGGCGTTGCTTTGGGGAATATAAATTTGGTATTTGCAGGTTTAAGAGACGGTGGATTCCTCCTTCAATTGGATAAAAAAAACGTTGCATTGCAAAACGAAGAAGAATTGCTTGAAAGATGGATAGCCGGATACCGGGAAACGCTGAAACCAGCCCTGCATTTGGGGAATTTCCGCATGATAAATAACATCGCCGACTGGAAGGAGCTTCGATTACCCGATGGGGTTATTTGGGGCGGTGAGCCAGCAGCAAACCTTTTAACCAGAAATTTGAACCCCGAAATACTTACGGTTTATACACAGCTGCCAAAAAATGAGTTAATGAAAACCCTGAGACTGATGCCGGATGCTGGTGGCAATATAAAGATATACCAGAGATTCTGGGCAGATACGGAGCCTGAAGTTCAAATGACCCCTCCCTTGCTCACATACGCGGATCTGCTGATAACAGGTGACTCAAGGTGTATCGAGGTTGCCGCTACCATAAAAAATGAGCATTTACAGTATTTAACACATCAATGA
- a CDS encoding DUF6088 family protein, with protein sequence MKSVHKEIFDRVGTLKAGAIVFPTDFRGIGTEDAIKTALYRMAKEGQLERLAHGIYYLPKSHPVVGKLLPSLEEVAYAIAERERVRIRPAGAYAANKLGLSTQVPTQLVYITDGQPRQIKIGKGSIRFKPTTPKKFAMTGQISSLLIQALEEMDLEKISSEMKTRIKQLLEKETPENLLEDIKLAPAKVNDFLINIYFKPNRKNEFLSKINSL encoded by the coding sequence ATGAAATCGGTGCACAAAGAGATTTTTGACCGGGTAGGCACGCTTAAAGCAGGCGCTATCGTATTCCCTACGGATTTCAGGGGTATCGGTACTGAAGATGCTATTAAGACGGCTCTGTATCGAATGGCGAAAGAAGGTCAGTTAGAACGATTAGCCCATGGTATTTACTATTTACCTAAAAGCCATCCGGTAGTAGGCAAATTATTGCCCTCGCTTGAAGAGGTCGCCTATGCAATTGCTGAACGTGAACGGGTACGCATACGTCCAGCCGGCGCATATGCGGCCAATAAGTTAGGCCTGTCTACACAGGTTCCTACACAATTGGTTTACATTACCGATGGACAACCCCGGCAAATTAAAATCGGAAAAGGCAGCATTAGGTTCAAGCCCACAACACCAAAAAAATTTGCGATGACAGGGCAAATCAGCAGTTTGTTGATCCAGGCGCTGGAGGAAATGGATCTCGAAAAAATTTCCTCGGAAATGAAAACCCGAATCAAGCAGTTACTTGAAAAAGAAACACCTGAAAATCTTCTGGAGGACATTAAACTTGCCCCGGCAAAGGTGAATGATTTCCTTATTAATATCTATTTTAAACCGAACCGAAAAAACGAATTCCTTTCGAAGATCAATTCGTTGTGA
- a CDS encoding site-specific integrase, whose product MKRAIKLDCGIRFRLREPNAAKSTPIICIVEYDAKPVVKIPTGVKVKPADWSDRKQEAKSGLRNLQAGDAYAINTTLSRIKLTIQTRFREYVLKHHIYPAKPVFKETVMRELRGEPRPGEAEKTNDPSLLNFISGQILAAKSGTRIKISGSRRGTRFAPDTIRDYTVVLNLLQRFCAAEKKTDLTFDDITLNFYRKLQEYMYGDMGYSLNYFGKIVKSIKAFMREAQELGYHKNEAYKSSRFVKPQEETDAIYLNTDQLDALLRLDLSRSAALENARDLFLIGCWTGLRFSDLSQLSKQDVVGSDFIHIKTQKTGATVAIPVLPALKEIISRYQGQTESSLPHPISNQKLNAYIKEAGKMAGFDQPVEITKPVAGERKTVTVPFYQLITTHTARRSFATNMYRTYGLRPSTIMKVTGHKSEAVFFKYIRITPEENARMILEAVMKKEAAKAERSTIHGS is encoded by the coding sequence ATGAAAAGAGCAATCAAACTCGATTGCGGCATTCGCTTTCGTCTGCGGGAACCTAACGCCGCCAAATCCACTCCAATTATTTGCATCGTCGAATACGACGCTAAGCCAGTCGTTAAGATACCTACCGGCGTAAAAGTTAAACCTGCCGACTGGTCCGACCGGAAGCAGGAAGCAAAATCCGGGTTGCGCAATTTGCAAGCCGGGGACGCCTATGCAATCAACACTACTCTTTCGCGCATTAAGCTTACTATTCAAACACGTTTCCGGGAATACGTATTAAAGCATCATATCTATCCTGCCAAACCTGTATTTAAGGAAACTGTCATGCGGGAGCTGCGCGGCGAACCAAGGCCCGGAGAGGCCGAAAAGACCAATGACCCTTCCCTGCTTAATTTTATTTCCGGACAAATCCTGGCCGCTAAATCCGGAACCCGCATCAAAATATCCGGATCGCGCAGGGGCACCCGGTTCGCTCCCGATACCATCCGGGATTATACCGTCGTACTGAACCTGCTGCAGCGATTCTGTGCCGCGGAGAAAAAGACCGACCTCACCTTTGACGACATCACCCTGAATTTCTACCGCAAGCTGCAGGAATACATGTACGGCGATATGGGATATTCCCTGAACTATTTCGGCAAAATCGTCAAAAGCATTAAGGCGTTTATGCGAGAAGCGCAGGAGCTCGGTTATCACAAAAACGAAGCTTATAAATCCAGCCGATTCGTAAAGCCCCAGGAGGAAACCGACGCCATATACCTGAATACGGACCAGCTCGATGCCTTGCTCCGACTGGACCTCTCCCGATCCGCAGCGCTTGAGAACGCCCGCGACCTGTTCCTGATCGGTTGCTGGACCGGCCTGCGATTCTCCGACCTGTCCCAGCTCAGCAAGCAGGACGTAGTCGGCAGCGACTTCATTCATATCAAAACTCAGAAAACCGGCGCGACGGTGGCTATTCCTGTATTGCCTGCGCTGAAGGAGATCATCAGCCGGTACCAGGGCCAGACCGAAAGCTCCCTGCCCCATCCCATTTCGAACCAGAAGCTGAACGCTTATATTAAGGAAGCCGGGAAAATGGCCGGCTTCGACCAGCCCGTCGAGATCACCAAACCTGTAGCCGGGGAGCGGAAAACGGTTACCGTTCCCTTTTACCAGCTCATCACCACGCACACCGCCCGCCGGTCTTTCGCCACCAATATGTACCGGACTTATGGGCTGCGCCCTTCCACCATTATGAAAGTAACCGGCCATAAAAGCGAAGCCGTCTTCTTCAAATACATCCGCATCACCCCGGAAGAAAACGCCCGGATGATCCTAGAGGCCGTGATGAAGAAAGAAGCGGCCAAAGCAGAAAGGAGTACCATACATGGATCTTAA
- the ltrA gene encoding group II intron reverse transcriptase/maturase, giving the protein MELAYRKVVGNKGSAGIDGMEVSQLRPYLQTHWQRIKEELEGGIYCPQPVKKVTIPKPGGGQRMLGIPTVTDRLIQQAIQQVLSPIWEPTFSDQSYGFRAGRRASSAVEQAKTYQEQGYKYVVDMDLSNFFDEVNHRRLMSRIMEKTRGEWQLHRLIDRCLKAGIMEGGVLEPRSKGTPQGSPLSPLLSNIVLDELDKELEKRGHKFVRYADDCNVYVKTRQSGERVYASLTRFLEGKMRLKVNKEKSKADRLGKRKFLGFSFYWKKGGVGIRVSPESLRRLRQELKRLFRQGRGRNIGRFITEQLNPHLRGWLNYYRIADMKGIAEELDEWIRRRLRLIKWRQWKRRWTRRLRLMAAGLSEERAVQSSFNDRGPWWNSGASHMNQAFPKKYFRHLGLESLLDRYLIYKKTVGTGTAGYGTVRPVV; this is encoded by the coding sequence ATGGAGCTTGCCTACCGAAAGGTAGTGGGCAACAAAGGCTCGGCGGGGATAGACGGGATGGAAGTCAGCCAGCTGCGGCCGTATCTCCAAACACACTGGCAACGAATCAAAGAAGAGTTGGAAGGGGGCATCTACTGCCCCCAGCCGGTAAAGAAGGTAACCATACCGAAGCCGGGAGGAGGCCAGCGAATGCTGGGTATCCCCACGGTCACCGACCGGCTGATCCAACAAGCTATCCAGCAAGTATTGAGTCCGATCTGGGAACCCACGTTCTCAGATCAGAGCTACGGTTTCCGTGCAGGGCGCAGGGCATCATCCGCAGTTGAACAAGCAAAGACTTATCAGGAGCAGGGCTACAAATACGTAGTGGATATGGACTTGTCAAACTTTTTTGACGAGGTCAACCACCGAAGACTGATGAGCCGGATTATGGAAAAGACCCGGGGAGAATGGCAGCTGCACCGCCTGATAGACCGTTGCCTGAAAGCAGGTATAATGGAGGGCGGGGTGCTGGAACCACGCAGTAAAGGCACTCCTCAAGGGTCACCGCTATCGCCGCTGTTGTCCAATATCGTATTAGACGAACTGGACAAAGAGTTGGAGAAGCGGGGCCATAAGTTTGTCCGATATGCTGATGACTGCAACGTGTACGTGAAAACCAGGCAATCCGGGGAACGGGTATATGCCTCATTAACACGCTTTTTGGAAGGGAAGATGCGGCTGAAAGTGAACAAGGAAAAGAGCAAGGCAGATCGTCTGGGAAAACGAAAATTCCTGGGCTTCAGCTTCTACTGGAAGAAAGGCGGGGTGGGGATCCGGGTATCCCCCGAGAGCCTGAGACGTCTCCGGCAGGAACTCAAGAGGCTATTCAGGCAAGGTAGAGGGAGAAACATAGGAAGGTTTATCACTGAACAGCTCAACCCTCATCTCAGGGGCTGGCTGAATTATTACCGTATAGCGGACATGAAAGGGATTGCGGAGGAGCTGGATGAATGGATCCGCAGGCGGTTACGACTGATCAAGTGGCGGCAATGGAAACGAAGGTGGACAAGACGCCTGCGTCTGATGGCCGCAGGGCTGTCGGAGGAGCGAGCTGTTCAGTCTTCGTTCAACGACCGCGGCCCATGGTGGAATTCCGGGGCCAGCCACATGAATCAAGCCTTTCCTAAGAAGTATTTCCGACACCTTGGCTTAGAAAGCCTGCTGGACAGATATTTGATTTACAAGAAAACAGTAGGCACTGGAACCGCCGGATACGGAACCGTACGTCCGGTGGTGTGA
- a CDS encoding GMC oxidoreductase: MLGGRTNHWGRISLRFGPRDFKHKSYDGLGDDWPISYEEVAPYYDRVDKLIGVFGTREGIENEPDGLFLPPPKPRAHELLIKQACDKINVPVIPSRLSILTRPLNDRAPCHYCSQCNRGCSTYSNFSSGPVLIKPAMGSGRLTVLTGAMAREVLTDDSGKATGVSYVDVNNFQEYQVSAKVVVLAASACESARLLLNSKSSRHPNGMANSSGIVGKYLHDSTGASRGGLLPELMERKRYNEDGVGGMHVYMPWWLDNKKLNFPRGYHIEVGGGMGMPGYGFGWGIENYNGRAFGPNGKEKPKGGGGYGAELKNDYRRFYGAFIGFAGRGECIAREDNYCEIDPNVVDKFGIPVLKFNYTWSDHEINQAKHMQDTFEEILDTMGAELTGSKPGPETNYGLEAPGRIIHEVGTVRMGDDPKRSALNKYCQAHDVKNLFVVDGGSFVSQADKNPTWTILALSMRTSEYIVDQLKKQNI, from the coding sequence ATGCTGGGCGGGCGTACCAATCACTGGGGGCGGATTTCGCTTCGTTTCGGGCCCAGGGACTTTAAACATAAAAGTTATGACGGGCTGGGTGATGACTGGCCTATTTCTTACGAGGAGGTGGCGCCTTATTATGACCGGGTGGACAAGCTGATTGGCGTATTTGGGACCCGTGAAGGGATAGAGAACGAGCCGGACGGGTTGTTTCTTCCGCCGCCGAAGCCGCGGGCGCATGAGCTGCTCATCAAGCAAGCCTGCGATAAGATCAATGTTCCGGTTATTCCTTCGCGCCTGTCTATTCTTACGCGGCCGCTGAATGACCGGGCGCCTTGCCATTATTGTTCGCAGTGTAACAGGGGATGCTCTACTTATTCCAATTTTTCATCGGGGCCGGTGCTGATCAAGCCGGCGATGGGAAGCGGGCGGCTCACGGTGCTTACGGGCGCCATGGCCAGGGAGGTGCTGACCGATGATAGCGGAAAGGCTACGGGCGTTTCTTATGTGGATGTAAATAATTTCCAGGAATACCAGGTATCGGCAAAGGTGGTGGTGCTGGCGGCGAGTGCCTGCGAGTCGGCGCGTTTGCTGCTGAACTCAAAATCTTCGCGGCATCCGAACGGGATGGCTAATTCCAGCGGCATTGTCGGTAAATACCTGCACGATTCAACCGGGGCTTCCAGGGGCGGCCTGCTTCCGGAACTAATGGAGCGGAAACGCTATAATGAAGACGGGGTGGGCGGTATGCATGTGTACATGCCCTGGTGGCTGGATAACAAGAAACTGAATTTCCCCCGCGGCTACCATATTGAAGTGGGCGGCGGAATGGGAATGCCCGGTTACGGTTTTGGCTGGGGTATTGAAAACTACAACGGACGCGCTTTCGGTCCCAACGGCAAGGAAAAGCCTAAGGGCGGGGGCGGCTACGGTGCGGAGCTGAAGAATGATTACCGCCGTTTTTACGGAGCCTTTATCGGTTTTGCGGGGCGGGGCGAATGTATTGCCCGCGAAGATAATTACTGCGAGATTGACCCTAACGTGGTGGATAAGTTCGGCATACCGGTACTGAAGTTCAATTATACCTGGTCGGATCACGAGATCAACCAGGCCAAACACATGCAGGATACTTTTGAAGAGATCCTGGATACAATGGGCGCGGAACTGACCGGGTCGAAACCGGGTCCGGAGACGAATTATGGACTGGAAGCCCCCGGAAGGATCATTCACGAAGTGGGTACCGTTCGCATGGGCGACGATCCGAAGAGATCGGCGCTGAACAAGTATTGCCAGGCGCATGATGTGAAAAACCTGTTCGTCGTGGACGGCGGGTCTTTTGTTTCCCAGGCAGACAAGAATCCTACCTGGACCATCCTGGCGCTTTCTATGCGTACTTCGGAATACATAGTGGATCAGTTGAAAAAGCAGAATATCTAA